From the genome of Anopheles moucheti chromosome 3, idAnoMoucSN_F20_07, whole genome shotgun sequence, one region includes:
- the LOC128301289 gene encoding chitinase domain-containing protein 1, whose product MLLQKSVQFIFIIVLIHREAFGTLSPSDKNKNKKVKELKVKVGPQPTNVYDRDLVQGEPSAKDIIVENAAYFQDTSLKLFEGKVLGFVTPWNNHGYDVAKTWGPKFDYVSPVWLQILRKGPKKYEVAGVHDIDDGWVKDVKKAGSSINNRVVPRVLFDKFTDRDFSQLLTYPEERTIVAKLLLATARKHKFDGIVLEVWSQLSARVEDNYLIGLVEEICNTLTTASYDCILVIPPARKETYDLFSRKHFETLVPSVTAFSLMTYDYSSVQRPGANAPLYWVRNAVQHICPDGTDGMREKRAKILVGLNMYGSDFTPNGGQPIVAHEYLALLKHLKGHLTYDEHDVENFFEVKTSNGRHMVFYPTLFSIDERLKLARELGTGISIWELGQGLDYFYDLF is encoded by the exons ATGCTACTCCAAAAATCAGTGCAGTTCATTTTCATTATCGTGCTGATACACCGCGAGGCCTTCGGTACCCTTTCTCCGTCCgataagaacaaaaacaagaaagtaAAGGAACTGAAAGTAAAGGTTGGCCCACAACCGACAAATGTGTACGACAGAGACCTGGTACAGGGGGAACCGTCTGCAAAGGACATTATTGTGGAAAATGCGGCATACTTTCAGGATACTTCGCTGAAACTTTTCGAGGGCAAGGTGCTCGGGTTTGTTACGCCG TGGAACAACCATGGGTACGACGTGGCTAAAACTTGGGGACCAAAGTTTGATTACGTGTCTCCGGTGTGGCTTCAAATCTTACGGAAGGGCCCTAAAAAGTACGAAGTGGCCGGTGTGCACGATATCGACGATGGGTGGGTGAAGGATGTGAAGAAAGCGGGTTCATCCATCAACAACCGAG TTGTGCCACGTGTCCTTTTTGACAAATTCACCGATCGGGATTTTTCTCAGCTGCTGACTTATCCGGAGGAGCGTACCATTGTCGCTAAGCTACTGTTAGCAACTGCCCGCAAACATAAGTTTGATGGCATCGTGCTCGAAGTCTGGTCACAGTTGTCCGCCCGTGTTGAGGATAACTATCTAATCGGACTGGTAGAAGAAATTTGTAACACACTGACTACCGCATCATATGACTGCATTCTTGTGATACCACCGGCACGCAAAGAAACGTATGATCTCTTCTCGCGCAAGCATTTTGAAACACTCGTTCCATCGGTAACGGCCTTCTCGCTGATGACGTACGACTATTCGAGCGTACAGCGACCGGGAGCGAATGCACCACTTTACTGGGTGCGAAATGCGGTCCAGCATATCTGTCCGGATGGTACGGATGGTATGAGGGAGAAGCGAGCCAAAATTCTGGTTGGTCTGAACATGTACGGTAGCGATTTTACACCGAACGGTGGTCAACCGATAGTGGCGCACGAGTATTTGGCCCTGTTGAAACACCTGAAGGGTCATTTGACGTACGATGAGCATGATGTGGAGAACTTTTTTGAAGTGAA GACCTCCAATGGGCGCCATATGGTATTCTATCCCACACTATTCTCCATTGACGAAAGGCTCAAGCTGGCCCGAGAGCTTGGGACCGGCATTTCCATATGGGAGCTTGGACAAGGATTGGATTATTTCTATGACCTTTTCTAA